In one Desulfoferula mesophila genomic region, the following are encoded:
- a CDS encoding acyl-CoA dehydrogenase family protein, translating into MNFALTEEQQMVKETAARFADEVLKPQAAHFDETHEHPMESCRALGELGFMGIAMPEEYGGAGLDYISYVLALSEISRGDASVGVIMSVNNSLYCFPVNAFGTDEQKKAFLTPVASGQVEGCFGLTEAGAGSDPAAMRTTAVLDDDEWVLNGEKKFITNGNVARYAVIAAVTDKAAGYKGTSSFVVDLENTKGFSVGRVEDKLGICASGTAEMVFEDARIPKGNLLGNPGDGLKQMLTTLDSGRIGIGSQALGIGRAVLEEAVQYAGEREQFGRPISAFQAIQWKLADMAAALDAAELLLLRAAWMEDQHKHFEKQAAMAKMFASDAAMNAAIEGVQILGGYGYCKEYPMERHMRDAKITQIYEGTNEIMRLVIAKNLMKGK; encoded by the coding sequence ATGAACTTCGCACTGACCGAAGAGCAACAGATGGTAAAGGAAACCGCGGCCCGTTTTGCCGACGAGGTGCTCAAGCCTCAGGCCGCGCATTTTGACGAGACCCATGAACACCCCATGGAGTCCTGCCGCGCCTTGGGCGAGCTGGGCTTCATGGGCATCGCCATGCCCGAGGAGTACGGCGGAGCCGGGTTGGATTACATCTCCTACGTGTTGGCCCTGAGCGAGATAAGCCGGGGCGACGCCAGTGTGGGGGTGATCATGAGCGTCAACAACTCGCTCTATTGCTTCCCGGTTAACGCCTTTGGCACCGACGAGCAGAAAAAGGCCTTCCTCACTCCGGTGGCCAGCGGCCAGGTGGAGGGATGCTTCGGCCTGACCGAGGCCGGGGCGGGCAGCGACCCGGCGGCCATGCGCACCACCGCCGTCCTCGACGACGACGAGTGGGTGCTTAACGGTGAGAAGAAATTCATCACCAACGGCAACGTGGCCCGCTACGCGGTGATCGCGGCGGTTACCGACAAGGCCGCGGGCTACAAGGGCACCAGCAGCTTTGTGGTGGATCTCGAAAACACCAAGGGCTTCTCCGTGGGCCGGGTGGAGGACAAGCTGGGCATCTGCGCCAGCGGCACCGCCGAGATGGTCTTCGAGGACGCCCGCATTCCCAAGGGCAACCTCTTGGGCAACCCCGGCGACGGCCTCAAGCAGATGCTCACCACCCTGGACAGCGGACGCATCGGCATCGGCTCCCAGGCGTTGGGCATCGGCCGGGCGGTGTTGGAAGAGGCGGTGCAATACGCCGGCGAGCGCGAGCAGTTTGGCCGGCCCATCTCCGCCTTCCAGGCCATCCAGTGGAAGCTGGCCGACATGGCCGCGGCCCTGGACGCGGCCGAGCTTTTGCTGCTGCGCGCCGCCTGGATGGAAGACCAGCACAAGCACTTTGAGAAGCAGGCGGCCATGGCCAAGATGTTCGCCAGCGACGCGGCCATGAACGCCGCCATCGAGGGCGTGCAGATTCTGGGCGGCTACGGGTATTGCAAGGAATACCCCATGGAGCGCCACATGCGCGATGCCAAGATCACCCAGATCTACGAAGGCACCAACGAGATCATGCGCCTGGTGATCGCCAAGAACCTCATGAAAGGCAAGTAA
- a CDS encoding enoyl-CoA hydratase/isomerase family protein, producing MAYETILFETTGSVAVITINRPKAMNALSPVVIGEIDQAIAAVKADDAIGAVILTGAGDKAFVAGADIAAMSKMNPLEGRAFSRAGQEVLFNMEQLPKPIIAAVNGFALGGGCEIAMACDFIYAAENAKFGQPEINLGIIPGFGGTQRLSRLVGKNWAKELCLTGALISAEEAKAIGLVNRVFPAGELMDAAMKTAKGMAAKGKVSTRAIKELINSGYDMPLERAIPMESECFATCFASPDQAEGMGAFLEKRKAEFKGGLDK from the coding sequence ATGGCATACGAAACGATACTGTTTGAGACCACAGGTTCCGTGGCGGTGATAACCATCAACCGGCCCAAGGCCATGAACGCCTTGAGCCCGGTGGTGATCGGCGAGATAGACCAGGCCATCGCGGCCGTCAAGGCCGACGACGCCATCGGCGCGGTGATCCTCACCGGCGCCGGCGACAAGGCCTTTGTGGCCGGCGCGGATATCGCGGCCATGAGCAAGATGAACCCCCTGGAGGGCCGGGCTTTTTCCCGCGCCGGCCAGGAGGTGCTGTTCAACATGGAGCAGCTGCCCAAACCCATCATCGCCGCGGTAAACGGCTTTGCCCTGGGTGGAGGCTGCGAGATAGCCATGGCCTGCGATTTCATCTACGCGGCCGAAAACGCCAAGTTCGGCCAGCCGGAGATCAACCTGGGTATCATCCCCGGCTTCGGCGGCACCCAGCGGCTCAGCCGCCTGGTGGGCAAAAACTGGGCCAAGGAGCTTTGCCTCACCGGCGCGCTGATCAGCGCCGAGGAGGCCAAGGCCATCGGCCTGGTGAATCGGGTCTTCCCGGCCGGCGAGCTGATGGACGCGGCCATGAAGACCGCCAAGGGCATGGCCGCCAAGGGCAAGGTCTCCACCAGGGCCATCAAGGAACTGATCAACAGCGGCTATGACATGCCGCTGGAGAGGGCCATTCCCATGGAGTCGGAGTGCTTCGCCACTTGTTTCGCCAGCCCCGACCAGGCCGAAGGCATGGGAGCGTTTCTGGAAAAGCGCAAGGCAGAGTTCAAGGGGGGACTGGACAAGTAG
- a CDS encoding acetyl-CoA C-acetyltransferase: MTEAVIVGAARTAVGKFGGMYTNVSAVDLGVTAAKATLERAGVDPSQVDEVILGNVLGAGLGQNVARQVQLGAGMPVESNAFTINKVCASGLKSVMLAAQAVKCGDSRVVLAGGTENMTQAPYLLPKARWGMRMGDGKVIDSMVHDGLFDIFNKYHMGITAENVAERYNITREEQDQLAVTSQQRAEAAITSGRFKNEIVPVLIPQRKGDPKVADTDEHPRFGATMEAMAKLAPAFKKDGTVTAGNASGINDSAACVLVTSKETAQEMGLNVLATIKSYGWGGVDPAYMGIGPIAATRAALAKFDGKVEDIELIEANEAFATQALAVIKDLGFDPSIVNVNGGAIALGHPIGASGCRILVTLLYEMMKRDSKLGLATLCIGGGQGAALVLER, translated from the coding sequence ATGACTGAAGCGGTTATCGTAGGCGCGGCGCGCACGGCGGTTGGCAAATTCGGCGGTATGTACACCAACGTGTCGGCGGTGGATTTGGGTGTTACGGCGGCCAAGGCCACCCTGGAGCGCGCCGGGGTGGACCCCAGCCAGGTGGATGAAGTCATCCTGGGCAACGTGCTGGGCGCCGGCCTGGGCCAAAACGTGGCCCGTCAGGTGCAACTGGGCGCGGGCATGCCCGTGGAGTCCAACGCCTTCACCATCAACAAGGTCTGCGCCTCGGGCCTCAAGAGCGTCATGCTGGCCGCCCAGGCCGTCAAGTGCGGCGACAGCCGCGTGGTCTTGGCCGGTGGCACCGAGAACATGACCCAGGCCCCCTATCTTCTGCCCAAGGCCCGCTGGGGCATGCGCATGGGCGACGGCAAGGTCATCGATTCCATGGTGCACGACGGCCTGTTCGACATCTTCAACAAGTACCACATGGGCATCACCGCCGAAAACGTGGCCGAGCGCTACAACATCACCCGCGAAGAGCAGGACCAGTTGGCCGTGACCAGCCAGCAGCGGGCCGAGGCGGCCATCACCTCCGGGCGCTTCAAAAACGAGATCGTGCCGGTGCTGATTCCCCAGCGCAAGGGCGACCCCAAGGTGGCCGACACCGACGAGCACCCCCGTTTCGGCGCCACCATGGAGGCCATGGCCAAGCTGGCTCCGGCCTTCAAAAAGGACGGCACCGTGACCGCGGGCAACGCCTCGGGCATCAACGACAGCGCGGCCTGCGTGCTGGTGACCAGCAAAGAGACCGCCCAGGAGATGGGGCTCAACGTGCTGGCCACCATCAAGAGCTACGGCTGGGGCGGCGTGGACCCCGCCTACATGGGCATCGGCCCCATCGCCGCCACCCGGGCGGCCTTGGCCAAGTTCGACGGCAAGGTGGAGGACATCGAGCTCATCGAGGCCAACGAGGCTTTTGCCACCCAGGCCCTGGCGGTGATCAAGGATCTGGGCTTCGATCCGTCCATCGTCAACGTCAACGGCGGGGCCATCGCCCTGGGTCACCCCATCGGCGCTTCCGGCTGCCGCATCCTGGTGACCTTGCTCTACGAGATGATGAAGCGAGACAGCAAGCTGGGCCTGGCCACCCTTTGCATCGGCGGCGGCCAAGGTGCGGCACTGGTGCTCGAGAGGTAA
- a CDS encoding acetyl-CoA C-acetyltransferase yields the protein MREVVITSAVRTAVGSFLGGLSSLSATELGAAIITEAMVRCGLAGEQVDEVIMGCVLPAGLGQNPARQAALKAGLPFEVGCITVNKVCGSGLKAVMLAAQAVACGDADVVVAGGMESMSNAPYLLPKARTGMRMGDAKAVDSMVHDGLWDHINDFHMGMSAELCADKYGVSRADQDRFAFESYTKSLQAADEGRFDSQIMPVSIPQRKGEPKVVARDEGLMPPNLDKLGSLRAVFKKDGSVTAGNASSLNDGAAAVVVMAADKARELGIAPMVRVGAQGAAGIDPKYVLVAPIYSIPKVAAKQGIDPKDIELMEVNEAFASSSLAVERTLGLDPKRINIYGGALSIGHPIGASGARVLTTLIYAMKDVGAANGMASLCLGGGEAVSLIVENL from the coding sequence ATGCGAGAGGTGGTAATCACCAGCGCGGTGCGCACGGCCGTAGGCTCTTTTCTTGGCGGGCTTTCCAGCCTGAGCGCCACCGAACTTGGCGCGGCGATCATAACCGAGGCCATGGTCCGCTGCGGCCTAGCGGGCGAGCAGGTGGACGAGGTGATCATGGGCTGCGTGCTGCCCGCCGGGCTGGGACAAAACCCGGCCCGCCAAGCGGCGCTCAAGGCGGGGCTGCCCTTTGAGGTGGGCTGCATCACCGTGAACAAGGTCTGCGGTTCGGGGCTCAAGGCGGTGATGCTGGCCGCCCAGGCGGTAGCCTGCGGCGACGCGGACGTGGTGGTGGCCGGAGGCATGGAGAGCATGTCCAACGCCCCCTACCTATTGCCCAAGGCCCGCACCGGCATGCGCATGGGCGACGCCAAGGCCGTTGACTCGATGGTGCATGACGGCCTTTGGGATCACATCAACGACTTCCACATGGGCATGAGCGCCGAGCTGTGCGCCGATAAATACGGGGTTAGTCGGGCCGACCAGGACCGGTTCGCCTTCGAGTCCTACACCAAGAGCCTCCAGGCGGCCGACGAGGGCCGCTTTGACAGCCAGATCATGCCGGTCAGCATACCCCAGCGCAAGGGCGAGCCCAAGGTGGTGGCCCGCGACGAGGGGCTCATGCCCCCCAACCTGGACAAGCTGGGCAGCCTCAGAGCGGTGTTCAAGAAAGACGGCAGCGTGACCGCGGGCAACGCCTCCAGCCTCAACGACGGCGCGGCGGCGGTGGTGGTCATGGCCGCCGACAAGGCCCGGGAGCTGGGCATCGCCCCCATGGTCCGGGTGGGGGCCCAGGGCGCGGCGGGCATCGACCCCAAGTACGTGTTGGTGGCGCCCATCTACTCCATCCCCAAGGTGGCGGCCAAGCAGGGCATCGACCCCAAGGACATCGAGTTGATGGAGGTCAACGAGGCCTTCGCCTCCAGCTCGCTGGCGGTGGAGCGCACCTTGGGCCTGGACCCCAAGCGCATCAACATCTACGGCGGGGCCCTGTCCATCGGCCACCCCATCGGAGCCTCGGGGGCGCGGGTGTTGACCACGCTGATCTACGCCATGAAGGACGTGGGTGCGGCCAACGGCATGGCCAGCCTGTGCCTGGGCGGCGGCGAGGCGGTCAGCCTCATAGTGGAGAACTTATAA
- a CDS encoding helix-turn-helix transcriptional regulator: MNSRRLARLMDIICDIKAHPRRNPDEMCERLQISRRQFYKDRDELLAMGFGFHYSRGRGGFVLDKELTFNVNGLSLAELFALILAVRELTRLSDYSLAMGALSGLRTLVGQLPSAVRPWFTEAVDGVVVADGFGCDPQALSDLEEAITGEWPVVLVVDQGQSEDRLNVEPKQIYLREGSLFLEASGDKLGESGLVALSRVHRVIATPIFKNRGR; encoded by the coding sequence ATGAACAGCCGCCGTTTGGCCCGGCTAATGGACATTATCTGCGACATCAAGGCCCACCCTCGCCGCAACCCGGACGAGATGTGCGAGCGTTTGCAGATATCCCGCCGCCAGTTTTACAAGGACCGGGACGAACTGTTGGCCATGGGTTTCGGCTTCCACTACTCCCGCGGCCGGGGCGGTTTCGTCCTGGACAAAGAGTTGACCTTCAACGTCAACGGGCTTAGCCTGGCGGAACTTTTTGCTCTGATCCTGGCGGTGCGCGAGCTCACCCGCCTGAGCGACTACTCCCTGGCCATGGGAGCCCTCAGCGGTTTGCGCACCCTGGTGGGCCAGTTGCCCTCCGCGGTGCGCCCCTGGTTTACCGAGGCGGTGGACGGGGTGGTGGTGGCCGATGGTTTTGGCTGCGACCCCCAGGCGCTGAGCGACCTGGAGGAGGCCATCACCGGGGAGTGGCCGGTGGTGCTGGTGGTGGACCAGGGCCAGAGCGAGGATAGATTGAACGTGGAGCCCAAACAGATCTATTTGCGCGAGGGTTCCCTGTTTTTAGAGGCGAGTGGGGACAAGTTGGGCGAATCCGGCCTGGTGGCCCTGTCCAGGGTGCACCGGGTAATTGCCACGCCCATATTCAAAAACCGCGGGCGGTGA
- a CDS encoding UPF0280 family protein yields MGVYQERRYRLKCRGRGLISFTARVKETDLWITAPENLSAQAVESILAHRRGLEDYVSRNPGFLTSLKPLPADPWAPPLVKAMLAAGQAAGTGPMAAVAGAIAQAVGRDLSPLAGGEVMVENGGDIYLESPREVTVGLEAGDSPISGRLGISIAPQDMPLCLGTSSGTVGHSLSLGRADAATVKATDGALADAVATALGNRVKSTADLQAALDWVGAVPGVRGALIVLGRKLAAWGDMELVPLEQGAQG; encoded by the coding sequence GTGGGCGTTTACCAGGAAAGACGATACCGGCTCAAGTGCCGGGGACGAGGGCTGATTTCCTTTACCGCCAGAGTCAAGGAAACCGACCTGTGGATTACCGCGCCTGAGAATCTGAGCGCTCAGGCCGTGGAATCCATCCTCGCCCACCGCCGGGGACTGGAAGACTACGTCAGCCGTAATCCCGGCTTTCTCACCTCGCTCAAGCCCCTGCCCGCCGATCCCTGGGCGCCGCCGCTGGTCAAGGCCATGCTGGCCGCGGGCCAAGCGGCGGGCACCGGGCCCATGGCGGCGGTGGCCGGGGCCATCGCCCAGGCGGTGGGCCGCGACCTCTCCCCCCTGGCCGGCGGCGAGGTGATGGTGGAAAACGGCGGGGACATCTACCTGGAATCGCCGCGCGAGGTGACCGTGGGGCTGGAAGCGGGCGATTCGCCCATTTCCGGCCGCCTGGGCATCAGCATCGCGCCCCAGGACATGCCCTTGTGCCTAGGCACCAGCTCTGGCACGGTGGGCCATTCGCTGTCTCTGGGGCGGGCCGACGCGGCCACGGTCAAGGCAACGGACGGCGCCCTGGCCGACGCGGTGGCCACCGCCTTGGGCAACCGGGTGAAAAGCACCGCCGACTTGCAGGCGGCTTTGGATTGGGTGGGCGCAGTGCCCGGGGTGCGGGGAGCGCTGATCGTGCTGGGCCGCAAGCTGGCCGCCTGGGGCGACATGGAGCTGGTTCCCCTGGAGCAGGGAGCCCAAGGATGA
- a CDS encoding metallophosphoesterase family protein, with amino-acid sequence MIRIGVISDTHLNDFDQGLAEQAARAFAGVDIILHAGDLTSLLVLDALQAPEVIAVAGNMDGPAVRANLPDKRLVSAGGFKIGLIHGWGPPMGLAGRVAREFEGVDAVVFGHSHRPTNLVKEDILLFNPGSYAKGFLGSGTLGILELGRKITGRVLKL; translated from the coding sequence ATGATACGCATCGGCGTCATCTCCGATACGCACCTGAACGATTTCGACCAGGGCCTGGCCGAGCAGGCGGCCCGGGCCTTCGCCGGGGTGGATATCATCCTGCACGCCGGAGACCTGACCAGCCTGCTGGTCTTGGACGCCCTTCAGGCCCCGGAGGTGATCGCGGTGGCCGGCAACATGGACGGACCCGCGGTAAGGGCCAACCTGCCGGACAAGCGCTTGGTCAGCGCCGGAGGCTTCAAAATAGGCCTCATCCACGGCTGGGGCCCGCCCATGGGCCTGGCCGGAAGGGTGGCCAGGGAATTCGAGGGAGTGGACGCGGTGGTGTTCGGACATTCTCACCGCCCCACCAACTTGGTCAAAGAGGATATACTATTATTTAACCCAGGTTCCTATGCCAAGGGGTTCCTGGGGAGCGGCACTTTGGGTATCTTGGAATTGGGCCGCAAGATTACCGGACGAGTGCTGAAGTTATAG